From the Pirellulales bacterium genome, one window contains:
- a CDS encoding ABC transporter permease: MPEQQINNGPGTELIRVVNLHKTYHLGEIDVPVLKGVSFSINRGEMVALMGASGSGKTTLMNILGCLDRPSSGEFWLDGKEMSDLTPDQRALVRTEKLGFVFQSFNLLPRTSAMQNVLMPLDYSPSRLAHSDAKRRALELLDRVGLGQRLDHEPSQMSGGQQQRVAIARSLVNEPALVLADEPTGNLDSRTSVEMLQLFQRLNAAGITVIIVTHDAKVAAFAHRTIRIADGLIESDGASALMPASGPHAAPEAASGNGHFPDVESATGNGAFGGNGAPNSNGNGHTDDCGHTQSAPPGVHFGPMTASPVAAGVTVGSSAVPVLAQTSHSRLQPTTQFPAASPVDGNPQPAARTFSAESAEPATDPEKHIRHGKLAAIMPPTLRTALNALRRNKLRAILTTLGIIIGVCAVIAMIEIGQGAKTAIEASIASMGANSLLVQSGAATSGGVSFGVGSVLTLTPQDADEIAKQCSSVDAVAPMVRVRAQLIYGNRNWVPMNIYGTTPAYLDVRDWKDMDMGDMFTDRDVLNGNKVCVIGETIVRELFQGQNPIGKSVRVQNVSLRVVGVLSKKGANTFGMDQDDILLAPWSTIKYRVAGSSAGNVNQSSATTAAATGATSTTTTVNTLSNLYPGGDALYPALSANDIADTPQPIRFTNVDQIQVEGASAAEVPQAIDEITALLRERHHLRPGQPDDFSIRDMTELTKTMTQQSSLMSGLLLIVAMISLLVGGVGIMNIMLVSVTERTREIGLRMAVGARSHHILRQFLIEAVVLCLFGGIAGIAFGRCASMMVKHFMRWPTQISIPAIVAAFLVSVTVGVVFGFYPAWKASRLDPIEALRYE, from the coding sequence ATGCCCGAACAGCAAATTAACAACGGTCCCGGCACGGAACTTATCCGTGTCGTCAACCTGCACAAAACGTATCATCTCGGCGAGATCGACGTGCCCGTGCTCAAGGGCGTGTCGTTTTCCATCAACCGTGGTGAAATGGTTGCCCTCATGGGCGCCTCCGGCTCCGGCAAAACCACGCTGATGAATATTCTCGGCTGTCTTGATCGGCCCAGTTCCGGCGAATTCTGGCTCGATGGCAAGGAAATGAGCGATCTCACGCCCGACCAACGCGCCCTGGTGCGCACCGAAAAATTGGGTTTTGTGTTTCAAAGCTTCAATCTGTTGCCGCGCACCTCGGCTATGCAAAATGTGCTCATGCCACTGGACTATTCTCCCTCTCGCCTAGCACACTCTGACGCCAAACGCCGAGCCTTGGAACTGTTGGATCGCGTCGGTTTGGGGCAGCGGCTCGATCACGAACCCTCGCAAATGTCTGGCGGTCAGCAACAGCGCGTGGCCATCGCCCGATCGTTGGTCAATGAGCCGGCGCTGGTGCTCGCCGATGAACCCACCGGAAATTTGGACTCGCGCACCAGCGTCGAAATGTTGCAGCTCTTCCAGCGATTGAATGCCGCTGGAATTACCGTGATTATTGTGACCCACGATGCCAAAGTGGCGGCTTTTGCCCATCGCACGATTCGCATCGCCGACGGTTTGATCGAAAGCGATGGGGCCTCCGCACTGATGCCCGCGTCAGGACCGCACGCTGCTCCGGAGGCAGCCTCCGGCAACGGTCACTTCCCGGACGTCGAATCCGCAACAGGCAACGGCGCCTTCGGCGGGAATGGTGCCCCAAACAGCAACGGAAACGGACATACCGACGACTGTGGCCATACCCAGTCGGCCCCCCCTGGCGTGCATTTCGGCCCTATGACCGCTAGCCCCGTAGCAGCCGGCGTGACCGTAGGTTCCAGCGCTGTTCCCGTGCTGGCGCAAACTTCTCATTCGCGCTTGCAACCCACCACGCAATTCCCGGCAGCCTCGCCAGTGGACGGCAACCCACAACCGGCTGCCCGAACTTTTTCAGCGGAAAGTGCCGAGCCTGCGACCGATCCGGAAAAGCACATTCGGCACGGCAAATTGGCCGCTATCATGCCTCCCACGCTGCGAACCGCTTTGAATGCCCTGCGGCGCAATAAGCTGCGGGCCATTCTCACGACGTTGGGCATCATCATCGGCGTGTGCGCAGTCATTGCCATGATCGAAATCGGCCAAGGCGCCAAAACCGCCATTGAGGCGTCCATCGCCAGCATGGGCGCCAACAGTTTGCTAGTTCAATCGGGAGCGGCCACTAGCGGTGGCGTCAGTTTCGGCGTCGGCAGCGTGCTTACTCTGACCCCGCAAGATGCTGACGAAATTGCCAAGCAATGTTCGTCCGTCGATGCCGTGGCGCCCATGGTCCGCGTTCGCGCCCAGTTAATTTATGGCAACCGCAATTGGGTGCCCATGAACATTTACGGCACCACGCCGGCATATCTTGACGTGCGCGATTGGAAAGATATGGACATGGGGGATATGTTCACCGATCGCGACGTGCTGAACGGCAACAAAGTTTGCGTTATTGGCGAAACCATCGTCCGCGAATTGTTCCAGGGGCAAAATCCCATTGGCAAATCGGTCCGTGTGCAAAATGTATCACTGCGTGTGGTCGGCGTGCTCAGCAAGAAGGGCGCCAACACCTTCGGCATGGATCAAGACGATATTTTGCTCGCTCCCTGGAGCACCATTAAATATCGAGTCGCCGGCAGCAGTGCGGGCAATGTGAACCAAAGCTCGGCCACGACAGCTGCCGCCACTGGCGCTACCAGCACTACGACTACCGTTAACACCCTGAGCAATTTGTACCCAGGTGGCGACGCCCTGTATCCGGCCCTGTCGGCCAACGATATTGCCGATACGCCGCAGCCCATTCGCTTTACCAATGTCGATCAAATTCAGGTCGAAGGGGCCAGTGCCGCGGAAGTTCCACAAGCCATTGACGAAATTACCGCCCTGTTGCGGGAACGCCATCATTTGCGGCCCGGTCAGCCCGACGACTTCAGCATTCGCGACATGACCGAACTCACCAAGACCATGACGCAACAATCGAGCCTGATGAGCGGGCTGCTGTTAATCGTGGCCATGATTTCGCTGCTTGTCGGCGGCGTGGGCATTATGAACATTATGTTGGTTTCGGTCACCGAGCGCACCCGCGAAATTGGCCTGCGAATGGCCGTCGGCGCCCGGTCGCATCACATTCTGCGACAATTCTTGATCGAGGCCGTCGTGCTGTGTTTGTTCGGCGGCATCGCGGGAATTGCGTTCGGGCGCTGCGCTTCTATGATGGTCAAACACTTCATGCGCTGGCCGACGCAAATCTCTATTCCGGCCATTGTCGCCGCCTTTTTAGTCTCGGTCACCGTCGGCGTCGTGTTCGGCTTCTACCCCGCCTGGAAAGCTTCCCGCTTGGATCCCATCGAAGCCCTGCGCTACGAATAA